Proteins encoded in a region of the Salipiger sp. CCB-MM3 genome:
- a CDS encoding sarcosine oxidase subunit gamma, with amino-acid sequence MSEITMEPMSPLMGAVAEGAITLREMGPCGMVSLRGAFDHPAFAGPVEVLAGCALPGRWQVSGTAERGLLWMSPDELLLLLPHGEAAEAARRLQAELDDAGAHALVLDVSDMRVRLSLTGGCLRETLARLTPTNMAPAAFPVGALRRTRLSQAAAAIWLVSEEEAQIFAFRSVADYVFRLLAGAAKNGPDFEYF; translated from the coding sequence ATGTCTGAGATCACCATGGAGCCGATGAGCCCGTTGATGGGCGCCGTGGCCGAAGGCGCGATCACCCTGCGCGAGATGGGGCCCTGCGGCATGGTTTCGTTGCGCGGCGCGTTCGATCATCCGGCCTTTGCCGGGCCGGTCGAGGTGCTGGCGGGCTGCGCGCTTCCGGGGCGCTGGCAGGTCTCGGGCACGGCGGAGCGGGGGCTGCTGTGGATGTCGCCTGATGAGCTGCTGTTGCTGCTGCCGCATGGCGAAGCTGCCGAGGCGGCGCGGCGGCTGCAGGCCGAGCTTGATGACGCCGGGGCGCATGCGCTGGTGCTCGACGTGTCGGACATGCGGGTGCGGCTGAGCCTGACCGGCGGCTGCCTGCGCGAGACACTGGCGCGGCTCACGCCCACCAATATGGCGCCCGCTGCGTTCCCGGTCGGGGCGCTGCGCCGCACCCGGCTTTCGCAGGCAGCTGCCGCGATCTGGCTGGTCTCGGAAGAGGAGGCGCAGATTTTCGCCTTTCGCTCGGTGGCCGATTACGTCTTTCGGCTGCTGGCCGGCGCGGCGAAAAATGGCCCGGATTTCGAATATTTCTAG
- a CDS encoding superoxide dismutase: MSFELPDLPYAHDALASKGMSKETLEYHHDIHHNTYVTTLNKLIDGTEWADKSLEEIVKGTYESGAVAQSGLFNNASQHWNHTQFWEMMGPGENALPGELEKAITESFGTFDKFKEDFSAAGAGQFGSGWAWLVKDTDGGLKITKTENGVNPLCFGQTALLGCDVWEHSYYIDFRNKRPAYLANFLDNLVNWENVASRL; this comes from the coding sequence ATGTCCTTTGAACTTCCCGACCTTCCCTATGCCCACGACGCGCTGGCCTCCAAGGGTATGTCCAAGGAGACGCTGGAGTATCACCACGACATCCACCACAACACCTACGTCACCACGCTGAACAAGCTGATCGACGGCACCGAGTGGGCGGACAAGTCGCTGGAAGAGATCGTCAAGGGCACCTACGAGTCCGGCGCTGTCGCCCAGTCCGGCCTGTTCAACAACGCCTCGCAGCACTGGAACCACACCCAGTTCTGGGAAATGATGGGTCCGGGCGAGAACGCGCTTCCGGGTGAGCTGGAAAAGGCGATCACCGAGTCCTTCGGCACCTTCGACAAGTTCAAGGAAGACTTCTCGGCCGCTGGCGCTGGCCAGTTCGGCTCGGGCTGGGCCTGGCTGGTGAAAGACACCGACGGTGGCCTGAAGATCACCAAGACCGAGAACGGCGTGAACCCGCTGTGCTTCGGCCAGACCGCGCTGCTTGGCTGCGACGTGTGGGAGCACTCCTACTACATCGACTTCCGCAACAAGCGTCCGGCCTATCTGGCGAACTTCCTCGACAACCTGGTGAACTGGGAAAACGTGGCCTCGCGCCTCTGA
- the cobA gene encoding uroporphyrinogen-III C-methyltransferase, with product MSGFVSFVSSGPGDPDLLTVRALKCLQAADAVLYDDLASGPILELCNAGTEMVAVGKRAGCPSPKQEYVSALLVEHALSGQHVVRLKSGDAGIFGRLEEEIAAVTEAGIPFEVVPGVTSASAAAAAASMPLTRRLTARRLQFVTGHDVTGALPEEMNLPALADPEAVTCVYMGRRTFSKLAERLIAAGLPPETPTLMAENVSKAGQRMVASTVAELGETLKEAPSRAVVMILYGALGSPVIEAATREG from the coding sequence ATGTCCGGCTTTGTCAGTTTCGTCTCTTCCGGTCCCGGAGACCCCGATCTGCTGACCGTGCGGGCGCTGAAGTGCCTGCAGGCCGCCGATGCCGTGCTCTATGACGATCTCGCCTCCGGTCCGATCCTCGAGCTTTGCAACGCGGGCACCGAGATGGTCGCCGTGGGCAAGCGCGCGGGCTGCCCTTCGCCAAAGCAGGAATACGTCAGCGCGCTGCTGGTCGAACATGCGCTGTCGGGGCAACATGTGGTGCGGCTGAAATCGGGCGACGCGGGCATTTTCGGACGGCTCGAGGAAGAAATCGCCGCGGTGACCGAGGCGGGCATTCCCTTCGAGGTGGTGCCGGGCGTGACCTCGGCCTCGGCTGCGGCTGCGGCGGCGTCTATGCCGCTCACCCGGCGGCTCACCGCGCGGCGGCTGCAGTTCGTCACCGGCCATGACGTCACCGGCGCGCTGCCCGAAGAGATGAACCTCCCCGCGCTGGCCGATCCCGAGGCGGTCACCTGCGTCTACATGGGTCGGCGCACCTTTTCGAAGCTGGCAGAGCGGCTGATCGCGGCGGGGCTGCCGCCCGAGACGCCGACGCTGATGGCCGAGAACGTCAGCAAGGCCGGGCAGCGCATGGTCGCCTCCACCGTGGCGGAACTGGGCGAGACGCTGAAGGAAGCGCCGAGCCGCGCCGTGGTGATGATCCTCTATGGCGCGCTTGGCAGCCCGGTGATCGAAGCGGCCACGCGCGAGGGCTGA
- a CDS encoding SDR family NAD(P)-dependent oxidoreductase, producing MQIDENVVAVVSGGASGLGAATAVRLAGLGAKVVLLDKDAERGPVTASDIGGSFIETDVTDPESVAAALAQVSSAQGALHVAVSCAGIAPGAKTVSRGVAHDPALFAKTIAINLTGTFNVASQAAALMAQNAPLDKDGNRGVIVNTASVAAYEGQVGQVAYAASKGGVVGMTLPMARDLAPSGIRVCAIAPGLFLTPMMQGLPQEVQDSLGQQVPFPARLGDPAEYAALVQHIVENPMLNGEVIRLDGAIRMAAR from the coding sequence ATGCAGATCGACGAAAATGTCGTGGCCGTGGTGTCGGGCGGCGCTTCGGGGCTTGGCGCGGCGACGGCGGTGCGGCTCGCGGGGCTTGGCGCCAAAGTGGTGCTGCTGGACAAGGATGCCGAGCGCGGGCCGGTGACGGCAAGCGATATCGGCGGCAGCTTTATCGAGACCGATGTCACCGACCCCGAGAGCGTCGCCGCCGCGCTGGCGCAGGTCAGCTCGGCGCAGGGCGCGCTGCATGTGGCGGTCAGCTGCGCCGGGATCGCGCCGGGGGCCAAGACCGTCTCGCGCGGCGTGGCGCATGATCCGGCGCTCTTTGCCAAGACCATCGCCATCAACCTCACCGGCACGTTCAACGTCGCCTCGCAGGCGGCGGCGCTGATGGCGCAGAACGCGCCGCTGGACAAGGACGGCAACCGCGGCGTCATCGTCAACACCGCCTCTGTGGCCGCCTATGAGGGGCAGGTCGGGCAGGTGGCCTATGCCGCCTCCAAGGGCGGTGTGGTTGGTATGACACTGCCCATGGCGCGCGATCTGGCGCCGAGCGGTATTCGCGTCTGCGCCATCGCGCCGGGGCTCTTCCTGACGCCGATGATGCAGGGGCTGCCGCAGGAGGTGCAGGACAGCCTTGGCCAGCAGGTGCCGTTCCCGGCGCGGCTTGGCGATCCGGCGGAATATGCCGCGCTGGTGCAGCATATCGTCGAGAACCCGATGCTGAACGGCGAGGTGATCCGCCTCGACGGCGCGATCCGCATGGCGGCGCGCTGA
- a CDS encoding LLM class flavin-dependent oxidoreductase: MTRIPYSLLDLSPVPEGGTTAQALQNTLELAKHAEAWGYARYWLAEHHNMPGIASAATSLVIGQVAAATKTIRVGAGGIMLPNHAPLVIAEQFGTLETLFPGRIDLGLGRAPGSDQTTAMALRRNMAQSADRFPEDVVELLGLFQPAEPHQPVRAVPGEGTHVPVWILGSSLFGAQLAAHLGLPYAFASHFAPDALEQAIDVYRSRFQPGVTQEPHFMLAANVWAADTTEEALRLKSSQQQAFINLRTGRPGKLPRPLDDIEAATDPRYLAAANSALRISAVGDRAAVAEQLEALIARYQPDEMILTGMIHDPAARLKSFEIAADVLGQGAEPKAAASA, encoded by the coding sequence ATGACCCGCATTCCCTACAGCCTGCTCGACCTTTCGCCGGTGCCCGAAGGCGGCACCACGGCGCAGGCGCTGCAGAACACGCTCGAGCTGGCAAAGCACGCCGAGGCCTGGGGCTACGCGCGCTATTGGCTGGCCGAGCACCACAATATGCCCGGCATCGCCTCGGCGGCGACCTCGCTGGTGATCGGACAGGTGGCTGCGGCGACCAAGACCATCCGCGTGGGCGCGGGCGGCATCATGCTGCCCAACCATGCGCCGCTGGTCATCGCCGAACAGTTCGGCACGCTGGAGACGCTGTTTCCCGGGCGCATCGACCTTGGCCTCGGGCGCGCGCCGGGCTCGGATCAGACCACCGCCATGGCGCTGCGCCGCAATATGGCGCAGAGCGCCGATCGCTTCCCCGAAGATGTGGTCGAACTGCTTGGCCTGTTCCAACCCGCCGAGCCGCACCAGCCGGTGCGCGCGGTGCCCGGCGAGGGCACGCATGTGCCGGTGTGGATCCTCGGCTCGTCGCTCTTCGGCGCGCAGCTGGCGGCGCATCTCGGGCTGCCTTACGCCTTTGCCTCGCATTTCGCACCCGACGCGCTGGAGCAGGCGATCGACGTCTACCGCAGCCGGTTCCAGCCGGGGGTGACGCAGGAGCCGCATTTCATGCTGGCGGCCAACGTCTGGGCCGCGGACACCACCGAGGAGGCGTTGCGGCTGAAAAGCTCGCAGCAGCAGGCCTTCATCAATCTGCGCACCGGACGCCCCGGCAAGCTGCCGCGCCCGCTGGACGATATCGAGGCGGCCACCGATCCGCGCTACCTTGCCGCCGCCAATTCGGCGCTGCGGATCTCTGCGGTTGGCGATCGTGCGGCGGTCGCGGAGCAGCTTGAGGCGTTGATCGCGCGCTACCAGCCAGATGAGATGATCCTGACCGGGATGATCCACGATCCCGCGGCGCGGCTGAAAAGCTTTGAGATCGCCGCCGACGTGCTGGGGCAGGGTGCAGAGCCCAAGGCGGCGGCGTCCGCCTGA
- a CDS encoding cache domain-containing protein — protein sequence MPDRLDRHPKLATSFVGVMSFVVIAATAAAIFGIRWQAEDYEVRLQRELGLRSAQALSQTFNKAIEREWDSLRAVAARTADASTEEMQDFADAVIQAGGQVAWVGFASPDGMIIAGSRGERVGEAADQWNWFKSGFSGETVGTAWTKKNGDESGERFINLSMPVTDQNGDTVAVAVYRLRIAWVADYMADAASNLAVGAIIRDRKGQTIVDTRGDDHTEELPPRVEGMILAGRPDADRTALQRTDEGHLYAVLPSFTHASMPGFGWTLIVDVHADSFAEALPDFMRGVNIMIAAVALGTLLCAALLFRHLTRPFQRLIQTATALADGQVVYPREEQTTRESMLLSAVLARLQTQIQSLRATTR from the coding sequence ATGCCGGACCGTCTTGATCGCCACCCGAAACTCGCCACCTCTTTTGTGGGTGTCATGTCTTTCGTCGTGATCGCGGCCACTGCCGCTGCCATCTTTGGCATCCGCTGGCAGGCAGAGGATTACGAGGTGCGTCTGCAGCGCGAACTGGGGCTGCGCAGCGCGCAGGCTCTCTCGCAGACCTTCAACAAGGCGATCGAACGGGAATGGGACTCGCTGCGCGCCGTCGCCGCCCGGACCGCCGACGCCTCCACCGAGGAAATGCAGGACTTCGCCGACGCCGTCATTCAAGCCGGTGGTCAGGTGGCCTGGGTCGGCTTCGCCTCGCCCGACGGCATGATCATCGCCGGTTCTCGCGGCGAGCGGGTCGGAGAGGCCGCGGATCAATGGAACTGGTTCAAGTCCGGCTTCAGCGGCGAGACCGTGGGGACCGCCTGGACCAAGAAGAACGGCGACGAAAGCGGCGAGCGCTTCATCAACCTGTCGATGCCGGTGACCGATCAGAACGGTGACACCGTAGCCGTGGCCGTTTACCGTCTGCGCATCGCGTGGGTTGCCGATTACATGGCCGATGCGGCCAGCAACCTCGCCGTCGGCGCGATCATCCGCGACCGCAAGGGCCAGACCATCGTCGACACCCGCGGCGACGACCACACCGAAGAACTGCCGCCGCGCGTCGAAGGCATGATCCTCGCAGGCCGTCCCGACGCCGACCGCACCGCCCTGCAGCGCACCGACGAAGGCCATCTCTATGCCGTGCTGCCCAGCTTCACCCACGCGTCGATGCCGGGCTTTGGCTGGACGCTGATCGTCGATGTGCATGCGGACAGCTTTGCCGAGGCCCTGCCCGACTTCATGCGCGGCGTGAACATTATGATCGCGGCGGTCGCCCTTGGCACCCTGCTCTGCGCGGCGCTGCTGTTCCGCCACCTCACGCGCCCGTTCCAGCGCCTCATCCAGACCGCCACCGCGCTCGCCGATGGTCAGGTCGTCTATCCTCGCGAAGAGCAGACCACCCGCGAAAGCATGCTTCTGTCGGCGGTGCTCGCGCGGCTCCAGACGCAAATCCAATCGCTGCGGGCCACGACCCGCTAA
- a CDS encoding DinB family protein — protein sequence MDQADVQRLARYNDWQNRLMQAEIALLPPQDLTAQRGAFFGSILATANHLLWADRMWLSRLSDVARPEGGIADSLALTDGLSEWSSERQTLDAHMLGWAEALGSADLSGDLRWWSGASGREQQQPKALCIAHMFNHQTHHRGQIHAMVTAAGGAGWVSDLFLMPSQ from the coding sequence ATGGACCAAGCAGATGTGCAGCGCCTCGCGCGCTATAACGACTGGCAGAACCGGCTGATGCAGGCGGAGATCGCCTTGCTGCCGCCGCAGGATCTGACGGCGCAGAGGGGCGCGTTCTTTGGCTCCATTCTTGCCACCGCCAACCATCTTCTCTGGGCCGATCGCATGTGGCTCAGCCGACTTTCGGATGTCGCGCGGCCGGAGGGCGGCATTGCAGACAGCTTGGCGCTGACCGATGGGTTGTCTGAATGGTCTTCAGAGCGGCAGACATTGGACGCGCATATGCTGGGCTGGGCGGAGGCCCTCGGCAGCGCCGATCTGTCGGGCGATTTGCGCTGGTGGTCGGGGGCGAGCGGGCGCGAGCAGCAGCAGCCGAAAGCGCTGTGCATCGCGCATATGTTCAACCACCAGACCCATCACCGCGGACAGATCCATGCGATGGTCACCGCGGCGGGCGGCGCGGGCTGGGTCAGCGATCTGTTTCTGATGCCTTCGCAGTGA
- a CDS encoding universal stress protein, which translates to MFKRIMVPVDLTHADRLQKALDVAGDLAAHYGAKLIYVGVSASTPSSIAHTPEEYGEKLAVFAKAKALAAGVEAESVPVITHDPAVDLDPALVKAVLDTDADLVVMASHIPGIADHFWPSNGGTVASRAKVSVMVVR; encoded by the coding sequence ATGTTCAAACGCATCATGGTGCCGGTCGATTTGACCCATGCGGATCGGCTGCAGAAGGCTCTGGACGTGGCGGGGGATCTGGCCGCGCATTACGGAGCCAAGCTGATCTATGTCGGGGTCAGCGCGTCGACGCCCTCGTCGATCGCGCACACACCGGAGGAATATGGCGAGAAACTCGCCGTTTTCGCCAAGGCCAAGGCTCTCGCGGCTGGCGTCGAGGCGGAGTCTGTTCCGGTGATCACCCATGATCCGGCGGTGGACCTTGATCCGGCGCTGGTGAAGGCGGTTCTCGATACCGATGCCGACCTCGTGGTGATGGCCAGCCATATCCCCGGCATCGCCGACCACTTCTGGCCGTCCAACGGCGGCACGGTGGCATCCCGCGCAAAAGTCTCGGTCATGGTGGTGCGCTGA
- a CDS encoding BCCT family transporter — MSDNNSTEDTEDLGIPAPEGASDIIQTDYEIGQDNIETTIGPFGLDIHNPVFLISGAVVVAFVFYTLALPEQAGAVFSWLFSFATKTFDWFFLGAANIFVIFCLVLIVSPMGKVRLGGAEATPDYGYAGWFAMLFAAGMGIGLMFFGVLEPVYHMAVSSPLGVPSPFDADGNLIPENVEAAKTMGLAATIFHWGLHPWAIYAVMALALALFSYNKGLPLTVRSAFYPLLGERVWGWWGHIIDILAVFATLFGLATSLGFGAQQVNAGLNHVFGVPIGSTMQVLIISGITAIALVSVVRGLDGGVKVLSEINMGLAALLLVFVLAVGPTMMIFSDFFSGLGAYLVDLVPLSNPVGREDTDFVQGWTSFYWAWWISWSPFVGMFIARVSRGRTVREFVICVLIIPSLVCVLWMAVFGGVAIDQVLSDPANSMVKANVIDSYNPPLSLFAMLEGLPMSSITSVIAVVLVIVFFVTSSDSGSLVIDTITAGGKVDAPVPQRVFWAVFEGAVAIVLLLSAGGLSSLQSMVISTGLPFTIVLLIMCLAIWRGLRAEPRG; from the coding sequence GTGAGCGACAACAACTCCACGGAAGACACCGAGGATCTGGGTATCCCCGCGCCGGAAGGCGCGTCGGACATCATCCAGACCGACTATGAAATCGGTCAGGACAATATCGAAACCACAATCGGCCCGTTCGGCCTCGACATCCACAACCCGGTGTTCCTCATCTCGGGTGCGGTGGTCGTGGCCTTCGTGTTCTACACGCTCGCGCTGCCGGAACAGGCGGGCGCGGTGTTCAGCTGGCTGTTCTCCTTCGCCACGAAGACCTTCGACTGGTTCTTCCTTGGCGCGGCGAACATCTTTGTCATCTTCTGCCTCGTGCTCATCGTCTCGCCGATGGGCAAGGTGCGCCTCGGCGGGGCCGAAGCGACGCCCGATTACGGCTACGCGGGCTGGTTCGCGATGCTGTTCGCCGCGGGCATGGGCATTGGCCTCATGTTCTTCGGCGTGCTCGAGCCGGTCTATCACATGGCGGTCAGCTCGCCGCTCGGCGTGCCGTCGCCCTTTGACGCAGATGGCAACCTGATCCCCGAGAACGTCGAAGCGGCCAAGACCATGGGCCTTGCGGCGACGATCTTCCACTGGGGTCTGCACCCTTGGGCGATCTACGCGGTGATGGCGCTGGCGCTGGCGCTGTTTTCCTACAACAAGGGCCTGCCGCTGACCGTGCGCTCGGCCTTCTATCCGCTGCTGGGCGAACGTGTTTGGGGCTGGTGGGGCCATATCATCGACATCCTTGCGGTCTTTGCCACGCTCTTCGGTCTTGCCACCTCGCTGGGCTTTGGCGCGCAGCAGGTGAACGCGGGCCTCAACCATGTGTTCGGCGTTCCGATCGGCTCGACCATGCAGGTGCTGATCATCTCCGGCATCACCGCGATTGCGCTGGTCTCGGTGGTGCGCGGTCTCGACGGCGGGGTGAAGGTCCTGTCCGAGATCAACATGGGCCTTGCGGCGCTGCTGCTGGTGTTCGTGCTGGCGGTTGGCCCGACGATGATGATCTTCTCGGACTTCTTCAGCGGGCTCGGCGCCTATCTGGTGGACCTCGTGCCGCTGTCGAACCCGGTTGGCCGCGAAGACACCGACTTCGTGCAGGGCTGGACCTCGTTCTACTGGGCGTGGTGGATCAGCTGGTCGCCGTTCGTGGGCATGTTCATCGCCCGCGTCAGCCGTGGTCGCACCGTGCGTGAGTTCGTGATCTGCGTGCTGATCATCCCGAGCCTCGTCTGCGTGCTGTGGATGGCGGTGTTTGGCGGCGTGGCGATTGACCAAGTGCTGAGCGATCCGGCCAACAGCATGGTGAAAGCCAATGTGATCGACAGCTACAACCCGCCGCTCTCGCTCTTTGCGATGCTGGAGGGGCTGCCGATGTCGTCGATCACCTCGGTAATCGCGGTGGTGCTGGTGATCGTGTTCTTCGTCACCTCGTCGGACTCCGGCTCACTGGTGATCGACACGATCACCGCAGGCGGCAAGGTCGATGCACCGGTTCCGCAGCGTGTGTTCTGGGCGGTCTTCGAAGGTGCGGTGGCGATCGTGCTGCTGCTTTCGGCGGGCGGCCTGTCGTCGCTGCAGTCGATGGTCATCTCGACCGGTCTGCCGTTCACCATCGTGCTGCTGATCATGTGCCTTGCGATCTGGCGCGGCCTGCGCGCCGAGCCGCGCGGCTGA
- a CDS encoding GNAT family N-acetyltransferase has protein sequence MQIRPERPEEAEAISALTTHAFATAPHADGTEAQIVEGLRASSALTLSLVADEGGTLLGHVAVSPVQVDGHWGWQGLGPISVLPERQGTGIGAALMHAAVEQLRASGAHGIVLVGDPAFYTRFGFRAAPGIALTGIPPEAILALPFHEAMPEGALRFHEAFGLEY, from the coding sequence ATGCAGATCAGACCGGAACGACCGGAAGAGGCCGAAGCGATCTCGGCCCTCACCACCCACGCCTTTGCCACCGCCCCGCATGCGGATGGCACCGAGGCGCAGATCGTCGAAGGGCTGCGCGCGTCCAGCGCGCTGACCCTCTCGCTGGTCGCCGATGAGGGCGGCACCCTTCTGGGCCATGTGGCCGTCTCGCCAGTGCAGGTGGACGGGCATTGGGGCTGGCAGGGGCTGGGGCCGATCTCGGTGCTGCCCGAGCGGCAGGGTACCGGCATTGGCGCGGCGCTCATGCACGCGGCGGTCGAACAACTGCGGGCCTCTGGCGCGCATGGCATCGTGCTGGTGGGCGATCCGGCCTTCTACACCCGCTTCGGCTTTCGTGCGGCACCGGGAATCGCGCTGACGGGCATCCCGCCCGAAGCGATCCTTGCGCTGCCGTTCCACGAGGCCATGCCCGAGGGTGCGCTGCGGTTTCACGAGGCCTTTGGGCTCGAATACTGA
- a CDS encoding YjhX family toxin, which produces MNISKHENRVLHVLAQGGRISHERCGSRITDITCITTDGMILSSCSLEIFQRLRRKRLVASKGGGAYRISERGRRLVAARPDNRV; this is translated from the coding sequence ATGAATATCTCGAAACACGAAAACCGTGTGCTGCACGTGCTGGCACAGGGTGGCCGCATCTCACACGAACGTTGCGGCAGCCGCATCACCGACATCACCTGCATCACCACCGACGGGATGATCCTGTCGTCCTGCTCGCTGGAGATTTTCCAGCGACTTCGACGAAAACGGCTGGTCGCTTCGAAGGGCGGCGGCGCGTATCGTATCTCCGAGCGCGGGCGGCGGCTGGTCGCAGCCCGCCCCGACAACCGAGTTTAG
- a CDS encoding aminotransferase class V-fold PLP-dependent enzyme, translating into MLDVDFTRAQFPAFAEPSLRDLAFFENAGGSYTCGAVIDRLTRFYHQRKMQPYGPYAPAEAGGAEMDEARSRMAALLGVETEELSFGPSTSANTFVLANAFRRFLKPGEAIIVTDQDHEANSGPWRRLAEEGIEVREWRMDPETGHLDPAALADLLDEKVRLVCFPHCSNVVGEINSVAEICTMIHAAGAYACVDGVSYAPHGFPDVGALGADIYLFSAYKTYGPHQGLMVIRRALGEALPNQGHFFNAGTLYKRFTPAGPDHAQVAACAGMADYIDAQAAHHGTDARGVADMMRAQEVALTAPLLDYLSGRNSVRLLGPSDAERRAPTVALEHARPAAELNEALAARGIMAGGGDFYAVRALQAQSVDPEKGVLRLSFTHYTSEAEIAKLIAALDEVL; encoded by the coding sequence ATGCTTGACGTCGATTTCACCCGTGCCCAGTTCCCCGCCTTTGCCGAGCCCTCGCTGCGGGATCTCGCCTTCTTCGAGAACGCGGGTGGCTCCTACACCTGCGGTGCGGTGATCGACCGGCTGACGCGCTTTTACCATCAGCGCAAGATGCAGCCCTATGGCCCCTATGCGCCCGCCGAGGCCGGGGGCGCCGAGATGGATGAGGCCCGCAGCCGCATGGCGGCGCTTCTGGGCGTGGAAACCGAGGAGTTGAGCTTTGGCCCCTCGACCAGCGCCAACACCTTCGTACTGGCCAACGCCTTCCGCCGCTTCCTGAAGCCGGGCGAGGCGATCATCGTCACCGATCAGGACCATGAGGCGAACTCCGGCCCGTGGCGGCGGCTGGCGGAGGAGGGGATCGAGGTGCGGGAGTGGCGGATGGATCCCGAGACCGGCCATCTCGACCCGGCGGCGCTCGCCGATCTGCTCGACGAGAAGGTGCGGCTGGTGTGCTTCCCGCATTGCTCGAACGTGGTGGGCGAGATCAACTCGGTGGCCGAGATTTGCACGATGATCCACGCCGCCGGGGCCTATGCCTGCGTCGATGGGGTGAGCTATGCGCCGCATGGCTTTCCCGATGTGGGCGCGCTGGGGGCGGATATCTACCTTTTTTCCGCCTATAAGACCTACGGGCCGCATCAGGGGTTGATGGTCATCCGCCGCGCGCTTGGCGAGGCCCTGCCGAACCAAGGACATTTCTTCAACGCGGGCACCCTCTACAAGCGTTTCACCCCCGCCGGGCCGGACCATGCACAGGTCGCCGCCTGCGCCGGGATGGCCGATTACATCGACGCGCAGGCCGCCCATCACGGCACCGATGCGCGCGGCGTGGCGGACATGATGCGCGCGCAGGAAGTGGCGCTGACCGCGCCTTTGCTCGACTATCTCTCGGGCCGCAATTCCGTGCGCCTGCTGGGGCCGTCGGACGCCGAGCGCCGCGCGCCCACCGTGGCGCTGGAACACGCGCGTCCCGCCGCCGAACTGAACGAGGCGCTGGCGGCGCGCGGCATCATGGCGGGGGGCGGCGATTTCTACGCGGTGCGCGCGCTGCAGGCGCAGAGTGTGGACCCCGAGAAAGGCGTGCTGCGGCTGTCGTTCACCCATTACACCTCGGAGGCGGAGATCGCGAAGCTGATCGCGGCTCTGGATGAGGTTCTTTGA